The genomic interval TGAACTTCATCCAAAGTCAATCAGCGATTAgaaaattcatttaattaatcgTTAACATGCGCTATTTATACTACAGAAGTGaccccccctccacacacacacacacacacacacacgacgacaacttattaataataaaaataaaataaaaaaatcagtaataaagtgtcatttaagaatattaatattacacaatagaaaaatgtttttaaaaatattgtcaAGAATTAACACACTAGTGAAAGAGTTACAgtgaagtggattattttcccaAAACAGAACGTCCCCAaactttttattcctcttacgcCACAAcagttgtttaaaaatgatgtttcgggttattacttaaaaaaaaaaaaaaaaaaaaaaaaaaaaacacgctgtACTttctatccatttatagttacagttaaaGCTCTCGCTCCCTCAACAGCATCACTAAAAAACTCAGCTTGTCCTATTTTGTTCCTGAGAAactgtagtgtaagtgtgtaagtgtgtaagtgtaaactcctctgtcctgaactGAACCCGGGTCCATCTTCACCCCTGACTGGTACACTGAGCTCACACTGCAGACTTCACCACATCACGCGCAATTAAACGTCTCCTTGCTTTAAGAAAGCTGGTTGTGaaagagctgttgctatagaaatgataaggTATTTGAACACATATAACCAGCACATGAATATAAAGGTGTGCTGCTGTCAGAGCCGCTGTTAGTGAAAACTAATCgccatcttctgaccaatcagagtgcagaactcagcagctctgtgaggtcaatgtgaatttattttctctctcagtgaCTGAATCCAGTGTCCTTCACTGAACCACGCTTCTGTTATAAAACctgttttcactgctgtgtaGTTAAAAAACATCCTCACCAGGAGATCAGAACATCAAGTCATTACTCAGATGAGTTTTACCACAAAACCaaatagagctgtgtgtgtgtgtgtgtgtggaactgcatgtaattttaataatgtaaaagatgaatggagtgtgtgtgtgtgtctgtatgtgtgtgtgtgtgtatgtgtgtgtgtatgtgtttgtgtgtgtttgtgtgtgcgtgtgtgtatgtgtatatgtgtgtgtgtgtgtgtatgtgtatatgtgtatgtgtgtgtgtatatgtgtgtgtgtgtatgtgtgtgtatatgtgtgtgtgtgtatgtgtgtgtatatgtgtgtgtatgtgtatatgtgtgtgtgtatgtgtgtatatgtgtatgtgtgtatgtgtgtgtatatgtatatatgtgtgtatgtgtgtgtgtatatgtgtgtgtgtatgtgtgtgtatatgtgtatgtgtatgtgtgtgtgtatatgtgtgtgtatgtgtgtgtgtatgtgtgtgtgtatgtgtgtatatgtgtatgtgtgtgtatatgtgtatgtgtgtgtatgtgtgtatatgtgtatgtgtgtgtatgtgtgtgtgtatatgtgtatgtgtgtgtatgtgtgtatatgtgtgtatgtgtgtatatgtgtatgtgtgtgtatgtgtgtgtgtatatgtgtatgtgtgtgtatatgtgtatgtgtgtgtatgtgtatgtatgtgtgtgtatgtgtatgtgtgtgtatgtgtatgtgtgtatgtgtgtgtgtgtatgtgtgtgtatgtgtgtgtatatgtgtatgtgtgtgtgtatgtgtgtatgtgtgtgtatgtgtgtatatgtgtatgtgtgtgtgtatgtgtgtatgtgtgtgtatgtgtgtgtatatgtgtatgtgtatgtgtatgtgtgtgtgtatatgtgtatgtgtgtgtatgtgtgtatatgtgtatgtgtgtgtatgtgtgtgtatatgtgtatgtgtgtgtatgtgtgtgtatatgtgtgttgtaCCTCATACAGTACTCTGGGATACATCAGTGTTAACTGAGTCATAACAATCCAGCATGAATATGTTTCAGTAATCAATGTACAGTAGTACAGCGCCCACACACTCGCACGTTTattcatgaaaacacacacctcCAGTCAACTGCTGGTGTCATACACAGTTAAACAACACATCCAAAAAAGTGCTTAACATATTTAACATGTTAAAGGACTACAAATGAAATGTTTCCTTCACAAGACATTACATGGTGAGTTTAACGTAAGTGGATCTTCAGACACATTCCACATTCAGATGATTAAAATCCTTTGAGGTTGCCAGATATATTCTTTATAAGAAAAAACAATCTAAACACAAATACCTGTAAACCTGAAAAACCAGAGTAAAGGGATACAGACTGGAAAGttaatgctaaatgctaaatgcaACATATAAAAGGACATAACATAAAAACTCTAAAACGATGAGATCATACAGTAAGAATGAGAAGATCATCAGTGCAGTATTTTACTGTAAGaatgttgtagtgtgtgtgtgtgtgttattgagaTGACATTAGCAAGAGGAGAGTGCGTATTAAAGGGTGTGTTATTGGAGTGTGTTAAAGGAGAGTGTGTtaaagaggtgtgtgttaattaaaggggtgtgtgtattAGGTGTGTGTTAATGGAGTGTGTTATAGTAGCGTGTTCAAGGAGTGTTTgttataggagtgtgtgttataggacTGTGTGTTGAAGGGGTGTGTGTTAAAGGGGTGTGTGTTAAATGggtgtgtgttaattaaagaggtgtgtgtgtaataggaGTGTGTTATAGGAGTGTGTTTTAGTAGTGTgttaaaggagtgtgtgttatatgagGGTGTGTTATAGGAGTGTgttaaaggagtgtgtgttatatgagtgtgtgttataggagtgtgttaaaggggtgtgtgttataggagtgtgtgttataggagtGTGTTTTAGTAGTGTGTTATAGGGGTGTGTTATAGGGGTGTgttaaaggagtgtgtgttataggagtGTGTTTTAGTAGTGTgttaaaggagtgtgtgttatatgagtgtgtgttataggagtGTGTTAAAGGGGTGTGTGTTATAGGAGTATGTGTTATAGGAGTGTGTTTTAGTAGTGTGttataggggtgtgtgttatAGGAGTGTGTTAAAGGGGTGTGTGatataggagtgtgtgttataggagtGTGTTTTAGTAGTGTgttaaaggagtgtgtgttatatgagtgtgtgttataggagtgtgttaaaggggtgtgtgttataggagtgtgtgttataggagtGTGTTTTAGTAGTGTGttataggggtgtgtgttatAGGAGTGTGTTAAAGGGGTGTGTGatataggagtgtgtgttataggagtGTGTTTTAGTAGTGTGTTATAGGGGTGTGTTATGGGGTGTGTTATAGGGGTGTGTTAAAGGGGTGTGTGTTATAGGAGTGttataggggtgtgtgttataggtgtgtgttataggagtgtgttataggggtgtgtgtaaTAGGAGTGTGttataggggtgtgtgttataggtgtgtgttataggagtttgttataggggtgtgtgttataggtgtgtgttataggggtgtgtgttataggtgtgtgtgttaaaggggTGTTTGTTATAGGAGTGTGTtaaagaggtgtgtgttaaaGGGTAGTGTGTTATaggtgtgtgttataggagTGTGTTATAGGGGTGTGTTAAAAGGGTGTGTGTTATAGGGGTGTGTTAAAGGGGTGTGTGTTATAGGAGTGTGTtaaagaggtgtgtgttaaaggtgtgtgttatagaggtgTGTTAAAGGGGTGTGTGTTATAGGAGTGTTATAGGGGTGTGTTAAAGGGGTGTGTGTTATAGGAGTGTGttataggggtgtgtgttatAGGAGTGTGTTATAGGGGTGTGTTAAAGGGGTGTGTGCTAAAGGGGTGTGTGCTATAGGAGTGTGTTAAAGAGGTGTGTGTCATAGGGGTGTGTTAAAGGGGTGTGTGTTATAGGACTGTGTTAAAGGGGTGTGTGTTATAGGAGTGTGTTATAGGTGTGTGTTAATGGGGTGTGTTTTATAGGAGTGTGTTATAGGGGTGTGTTAATGGGGTGTGTGTAATAGGAGTGTGttataggggtgtgtgttataggggtgtgttataggagtgtgttataggggtgtgtgttataggtgtgtgttataggtgtgtgttaaaggggtgtgttataggtgtgtgttataggagTGTGTTATAGGTGTGTGTTATAGGTGTGTGTTATAGGGGTGTGTTAATGGGGTGTGTGTTATAGGAGTGTGTTATAGGTGTGTGTTAATGGGGTGTGTGTTATAGGAGTGTGTTATAGGGTTGTGTTAATGGGGTGTGTGTTATAGGAGTGTGTTATAGGGTTGTGTTAATGGGGTGTGTGTTATAGGAGTGTGTTATAGGGTTGTGTTAATGGGGTGTGTGTTATAGGAGTGTGTTATAGGGATGTGTTAAAGGGGTGTGTGTTATAGGTTTGTGTTATAGGTGTGTGTTATAGGTGTGTGTTAAAGGGGTGTGTTATAGGTGTGTGTTAAAGGGGTGTGTTATAGGTGTGTGTTAATGGGGTGTGTTAATGGGGTGTGTATCCATGTATATGTGATTAATGTGCCATAGTATTGAGTAACAGgtgaaatgaaaggaaagaagcACAGGTCTGTTAACAGTGTCTTGTCAGGCTTTGTTACACTGATTATCCTTCTTCAATCAGGTCCTCATTAGTCTGGAGCTACAATGTGACACAGGAAACCAGAGCAGGATCATTAAACATGGATGAGTCTGTGGGAGAaagtggaacacacacactgtggactTCAGGAAGAGTCCGAGTCAATCTACTGGCTCTCAGACTCCATCCTGATTGCACGCTCTGCCTGCTGccagtgtacaggtgtgtgtgtgtgtgtgtttggggctTTTTAGGTGTGTGAATGTCAGGTTAGCTCCTGTACTCTTTGTAAAGgatgtgtaaaggtgtgtgtgtgtgtgaataaggtGCTCAGGGGTGTTTCAGgtgtctttctttatctttatgtgtttatgttgtgtttcaGGTAAGTTTGTGGTGTGTCGCAAGTGTatttcagttgtgtgtgtgtgtgtttgaggtgtgtTTCTGGTCTGAGTGCGTTTTAGGTGTACATGTGGTGAATTTATTATGTGtttcggatgtgtgtgtgtgtgtatgtgagagagagtatgtgggtgtgtgtttgtagcatCAGCTACAGTTTCTAttctcactttgtgtgtgtttcaggtgtgtATTACTGCCCTGTTCCTGTTTTTGCTTCACAGATCTATTTTTGCTCAGGCTcaggtgtaggtgtgtgtgtgtgtgtgtgtgtgtgtgtgtgtgtgtgtgtgtgtgagtgaatgaacacGGTCAGTATTGGGGAGTACCATGGGCTGCGGGTGGGCTCGTCCCTCCTCAGTATCGTATCCGGCTGCATCATCATCGGTGTGTCTAAAGACTGTGACGCCGATGCTGTAGGGGGGATTTTCCTTGGAGCAGGGGGACTTGGTGAGGAATCActttaatctcacacacacacacacacacacacaccaaaagacCGGAAATGTATCTGCAGCATCAGTCCACTTTATTATTTGAAAACATAAAACTGAGAAACTGAGactgagaaaaaaggaaaaaaggagtgGAAACTTCTTAAGGAGAAACTGAGCCACTTTTCCGTCAGCGATCATCTGATCCAGTAGCTACAGCTATCATGAAATCAAGACGTCTCACTGTCACGTGTCCTATTgcggagagggagagagagagagtgtgtgtgtgtgtgtgtgtgtgtgtgtgcaaagtcagatgaatataaatgaagcacagaatttgtatataattctatatattatagtAATATTTGTAATGATATAATTCAgttgtatttataaataaatgatgtttacTTCAGTAAACTTGGTTTCGTCTTCGCAGATCCTCACAAATCTGATCCATTTAAACAGCGCCAGAGAAAGTTCTCTTGATATCTACATTAATTAACTTGACATTTCTACACTCAGAATGAAACGGAACCAGAAAGATGAAATGAGGAAGTGAACAAGGAAAAAATTAGAGGAACAAATGACAGCTAATGAGAGTAAGAACAAGAGACAGGTGTAAACAGCCATTTGGGGAATTAATGAAAGCAGGAAGTAAACAGAGaagttaaacacacaaaaaacacacaaaaaacacactcagtgcagtgcattgtgggtaactgTACCTGATATCCTCTGGATCTTGAGCCTTACAGACTCTGACCTACAAACGGAACAAATCTCACCTTCGTTCCAGACTACAGCATCGACGCAGCTTTCtcttatttaaatattgaagTGTGTGATAAATACTTCAATTTAAGGaatgattataatattaaaaaaaagagaaaaattccCAAATGAGAGTCACGTAATTAATCCAATTTTATTACTCTTTTAGGATGGAGTTTATGTGatgaaagacagacaaacatgtagctcaacagacagacagacagacagacaaaaagacagacagagctaaacagacagacagacccccagcaggcagacagacagacagacagacagacagacagacagacagacagtgctAAACAAACAGACCAACCCCCagcagaaggacagacagacagacagacagagctaaacagacagaccgacccccagcagaaggacagacagacagacagacagacagacagacagtgctaaacagacagaccgacccccagcagaaggacagacagacagacagacagacagacagagctaaacagacagaccgacccccagcagaaggacagacagacagacagacagacagacagacctaaAAAGACAGACCGACCCCCagcagaaggacagacagacagacagagctaaACAGACAGAAGACCCCCagcagaaggacagacagacagacagagctaaAAAGACAGACCGACCCCCagcagaaggacagacagacagacagagctaaACAGACAGAAGACCCCCagcagaaggacagacagacagacagagctaaACAGACAGACCAACCCCCagcagaaggacagacagacagacagacagacagacagacagagctaaACAGACAGACCAACCCCCagcagaaggacagacagacagacagacagacagacagacagagctaaacagacagactgacccccagcagaaggacagacagacagacagacagacagacagtttgtTCCTGTATAGGTGAGACTAACTATGAGAGTCATTAAGTCAGTGGTCATGTCACTGCATTGTGAGATTTTAGAATGTTTCTCTCTGGTGTTTTGTTCCACAGGTCTCCTGATCTCCGTGTATCCATTTATCAAAGCCTGGTTCAACATCCATCACATTTTACCCAACATCGGTCAGATTctgttttttctcattttcttagAATCGTTAAAATTGGTGTAGtaactagtttttttttgttttttgtttccctaaacacacaaacacacatttcaatGACTCCCAATTAAATAGCATTTTTCTCCCAGGAAACTTCAGAGTCCATCCAGTTGCTCCGACTCCGGCCCCTGAACAGCCCTCAGACTCTCTCAGAAGAGAAGGTGAGTGCACTTAGCTAGACATTAGCTAGTCTTTAGCTAGCGCTCTAGCAACTAACATGAAAAGGTTAGCGAAGATCTACAGTATTCCAAGCTCCTGCCCAGTATTCCCAGTATAATTGGCCACAACTCTGACCGGCGCTTACTGGAGAGAAATGAATGAAGTTTTGTTTCTGTGGTTTGAGGTAATGGATAGATAAGATGAAATAGATGGACGGATTGaaggctggatggatggatggatggatggatggatgaagtgGCAGCTGGATAAATGTTATAGATCTAAGAAGGTTTGATCTTGACTTACGCTTCCATGGCACcagtttgtgtttctctgtgagtgttgtgtgtgtaacgtcCTAATTACATGTGATGAGGCACTCTGTTATTACAGCAGATGTTTTTACAGCGTTGCAGGAACGTTATCTTTGAAGTTACGCCTCGTCCATTTCTGTGTTTCCTGCGAAgcctttgattattttttttttagtctctgTATTTAGTCTTTACATTCGGAGCTGTAAGATGTTTCCCCATGTTGTATGTCTctcatttctcctttttttagtTGTGTTGTTTAGTTTTGTCCTTCTTCTGTCTGGCTTATGCACTATAACGGATCCCTGACTGTGTATTATGGATAATGACTGCATTAAAGTCTTGTAAAGAGccacaataaaacatttatccAGCTGTGTCACACTGCTCTTCACTGCTCAGGATTCAGGGAATTGGACAGTTCTGGACCCACTACTGGTTTTATTGTAAGAAATACAAGCAGGAAAAGTGAAGCTCAGTTTGTAAATTAGACAGAGAACTCACTGCGTGCTGATTTTTCTGGGTAATTGAGTTCTTTTTAAGGACTTTTCATACTGTAGCTACCATAAATGTCTGCATGACCCTGTGAGGTTCATCTTACAGCCTTCATCGTCCATCGCTTCATCGCTTTTAAACACCTCAATGAGCAAAAAACATCGAAGAACAGATGATGTCACCAATAAGATACAAacttaaggaataaaaaatgacaatgaAAGTTTGTCACGTTTCCAATTAAAGCCAAGTAAACTTCAGGTTATAGATTCCAAAGTTtccaaagcgctgacactggagactccttcaatacATGTTGCACAGAAACATCTCTCCTTCTAGAAAACATCACCACATCAGTGATTATTAATGAATGGTCtggttaccatagaaaccatacatttttttgcaattggatggatggataaacagatagatacagtgccttgcaaaagtattcatacccactgaacttttccacattttgacacgttacaaccacaaagaataatgtattttattggtaTTTCATGAAACAGACCGAAAGAAAATGGCACGTAATtgtgaagtgaaatgaaaattataaatggtgtctgattttttttttacaaatactcactcactcactcattttctaccgcttatccgaactacctcgggtcacgcgtcatcgggcatcaaggcaaaaaccctggacggagtgccaacccatcacagggcatacacacacactctcattcactcacgcaatcacacactacggacaattttccagagatgccaatcaacctaccatgcatgtctttggaccgggggaggaaaccggactacccggaggaaacccccgaggcacgtggagaacatgcaaactccacacacacaaggtggaggcgggaatcaaacccccaaccctggaggctgTCAGTCGTATTTGTATTGTAATCGAGCTTCTTTCCTGTCTTTATTCCTCTCCATCCCAGCACTGTGTAAGAGCTTTTTAAACGAGGTGAGCAGTAAAGAAATATTATTAAGGGCTCAGTGAGAGCGATGTCTCTGAAACCCCATGAAGTGTCAAATCAAGCAGCTAATGAAGGAGCGTATCATTTAATCAGAGAGGAGAGATCACTCCAGCGTTATGGAAATGAATGTGAAATACATCTCACACAGCAtgaaacccccccccccccacgcCTCCAGCCCCTCCTCCTTCCTCTACGGTGTCTGCTTTCTGCCTGATAACGGCTGCTTTTATTAAGTCTCACGCTGCTTCATTTCCACGTTACACAATACATTCGCTCTAATAACGAGTGTCCTGATCTGATTCTGACCAGAGGCCATGTGTTAATGGAGAGATGATCTGTAAGATTgctgaaaggatggatggagagataatTAGATAATTACCCAGATAgatgatggatagatggatggacaaagAGATAGATAAATCAGTTTGATGAACAGATAAATGACCGGGTGGCTGAATAGTTGATGGACAGATAGTTGGACAGATGGATTCAGGGACTGTAAGATATATAAGTAAGTAGGAATtagctttatatacagtatagatggATAGATTGGAGAATACTGACAGAACACTTAGTGATGGAAGGAGTGATGGTGTAACTGATGGATGAGTAAATGATTAGATGGATTAATCACTCGGAGACCGTCATGCCGTCTTTGAACTCGTTCAtctttgtgctcgggtcttcatcggtgaacatttgaagacttctgcgagaaggaattagtgttaagccAGGCTGAAGGGAAGAAAGCAGGGGTGTGATGAGTATCGCTgaatatttgtctgtgtgttgtttatctCAGGGACTCTGGGTCAGTTGGAGCTCTCCAAGAGCCGCATGGGGACGTTTGTGGAGGGAGGAGCTGCAGCAGCCGAGAGCTCTCCGGAAGACGGGTGAGAAATCTGACCACTGAGGTCAAGCGGCCTGGTgtgaaacaacacaacacaaaaccatGACACGATAAAGTGTGATTTCCTCCAAACCTTTTCTCCAGGAATCCTGTTCTGGGCTCTGATTGGTCATCAGATGTTGATCAATTCTCTCTAAGAGTGGCTCAAACAGTagcgcaggtttatattaatgcactcgctCTGATACGTtgtcgtttccatagcaacagctcgttcacagaGACGTGTACGGTGGACGCTCTGACAACAATAACTCCGACTTTAGGTTCGTTGTTTTCTTTGaagctgtgttttatttgtcatttacatggagagagagaataaagagaggctggtgagagaacgagtgtttatacagtagctgaGAGAACAAAAGGGACAACAGAAAACTTCTAAATTGTTTCACAGATGATTCATGACATTAAATCTAAAGAATATGTTACAGAtgatagaatttttttatttcttttatattgttGAGTATCATCAGGTTGTTTCTGTTGTCAGGaatggtctctctctcacacacacacacacacacacacaaatggtgTTGGACCACcatatgtatttaatacagCTTCCAACCCCTTTGGAATAGATTCATAAAACTTCTGAATATCTTTTAGTGGAATTTTGTACAATTCATCTAGCAGAATTTCTTCTGGTGGATTCAGGGAGGTTTGAGGTTCAAATCCTTCTCTTTAAAATGTCCCACATCGGTTCGGTGATATTCATGTCAGTGTTATATCGGTGTGATCAGTAGTTCTGTGTCGTTTGAATCCTTCCGAGTGTTCGACGATCCCCATCAGTAGTTCTGTTCGACGATCCCCATCAGTAGTTCTGTTCGACGATCCCCATCAGTAGTTCTGTTCGACGATCCCCATCAGTAGTTCTGTTCGACGATCTCCATCAGTAGTTCTGTTCGACGATCTCCATCAGTAGTTCTGTTCGACGATCCCCATCAGTAGTTCTGTTCGACGATCCCCATCAGTAGTTCTGTTTGACGATCCCCATCAGTAGTTCTGTTCGACGATCCCCATCAGTAGTTCTGATTTTTGCCCCCTTTTTATCTTCTCTGAGGAAGTCCTACCATGTTTTGAATACGCAGTCATAATAATGGTGACCGCTGCTCTTGAAACACCATAGAGTTGGACTGTAAAGGTCTGTGAGGTCTCACAAGTCTTCCATTTCGACGATGTCTTAAACTAAGCACCGCTGAGCACGACGTGTTTTATAGTGGCGTGCAACCTAAACaatttacagaaacaaaaaataaataaaagatatttactgcatttattttttcattgtagCCAACACAAATAATATCAACCCCAATTACATTGTGTGTTCCCATTATTTTGTCCAACTCCTGTATCTGCTCATTacatgtggatggatggatggatggatggatggaaggattaacagatggatggatggatgtattgatgtaattattctaaaaaaaaaaaaaaaaaaaaaaaaaaaccaattcCTGCTAACCGGTGATTAAAGCGTTGATGCTGCAGTAAAATGATCTGCAGTGGTTTTAATTGTGAAATACTGTCAGGTTG from Tachysurus vachellii isolate PV-2020 chromosome 1, HZAU_Pvac_v1, whole genome shotgun sequence carries:
- the kncn gene encoding kinocilin, producing the protein MNTVSIGEYHGLRVGSSLLSIVSGCIIIGVSKDCDADAVGGIFLGAGGLGLLISVYPFIKAWFNIHHILPNIGNFRVHPVAPTPAPEQPSDSLRREGTLGQLELSKSRMGTFVEGGAAAAESSPEDGPSTDIPDILGRRKPKLSEVDLP